A single window of Periophthalmus magnuspinnatus isolate fPerMag1 chromosome 9, fPerMag1.2.pri, whole genome shotgun sequence DNA harbors:
- the si:ch211-214j8.12 gene encoding LOW QUALITY PROTEIN: uncharacterized protein si:ch211-214j8.12 (The sequence of the model RefSeq protein was modified relative to this genomic sequence to represent the inferred CDS: deleted 2 bases in 1 codon) produces the protein MPLYGASKEDQRKKLSRQKESPGWMNISSTTTDEDGSALSLTHLCLFSLADNMNTIWVKDYSDKYLDQYLFRHIMGPFNVLCAELVEDLIKLLCMRKKLSRAALDLLLVPQLRTLSLANYPGLVTTPVCAQIAARCQLLSYLDFSGAQQLSSKVLSQTFFSLPKLRSLSLAGTTTDKTVLRAIVQNLSLLCHLDISQCHLISPADLLLLGGGALCLSSQTSCPSTSASCNNLSSDISTVPPLPLVSLLALDIGFEEQNGDAVAVAAYLLLTLSGLEKLAIEGIAQACKLILHGDFDQTDMFSATYEVPSLKEVWKQWTQRLARVEYDNNNKAKEMEENCSGSENESCFMQGKNDLTLRLRDVQILSCESLGSLGFLCPAISSISINADYPNTIHTDEVTHLTKALEGFSGQLKRLSLQYSDFLQNLVDTVCVVGSSLLSLTLEGLKTPSSYSSLLTVLQACPRIRELSISLEPCHPSFSLEYPINHQIDWSRVHLPDLRRLTLRFSYEHSQMKPHITQNLFLETIIACLLARSSLLQKVSLISLPCPLNCIFQEVLHRADVNQSDSFPLRCLQHLDLQRTDIKMETVNNLILQCKRLKFVNISFCWNICLSEWTDRVRSGSVEVAWM, from the exons ATGCCTCTGTATGGAGCCTCAAAGGAAGACCAGAGGAAAAAACTGTCCAGGCAGAAAGAGTCTCCAGGGTGGATGAACATCTCCAGCACTACTACAGATGAAGATGGCAGCGCTCTTTCCCTCACCCACCTTTGCCTTTTCAGTCTGGCTGACAACATGAATACCATATGGGTGAAAGATTACAGTGACAAGTACTTAGATCAGTATTTATTCAGACATATAATGGGACCATTCAATGTGCTTT GTGCTGAGCTTGTGGAGGATCTAATTAAGCTGTTGTGTATGAGAAAGAAATTATCCCGAGCAGCCCTTGATTTGCTGCTTGTTCCACAGTTACGTACACTCTCTCTTGCAAACTACCCAGGCCTGGTCACCACTCCTGTCTGTGCCCAGATCGCTGCACGTTGCCAG CTTCTTTCTTACCTGGATTTCTCTGGAGCACAGCAGCTGTCCTCAAAAGTCCTCtcacagacttttttttctttgcccaAACTGCGCTCACTCTCTCTGGCTGGAACGACCACTGATAAAACTGTTCTTAGAGCTATTGTCCAAAACCTCTCCCTGCTGTGCCACTTGGACATATCCCAGTGTCATTTGATCTCCCCTGCtgatcttcttcttcttggagGAGGTGCACTATGTCTGTCTTCTCAAACAAGCTGTCCTTCAACATCAGCTTCATGCAATAACTTGTCATCAGACATTTCTACTgttcctcctctacctctcgtCAGCCTGCTGGCTTTAGATATTGGTTTTGAAGAACAAAATGGTGAtgctgtagcagtagcagcataCCTTCTTCTTACATTGTCAGGCTTAGAAAAACTAGCCATTGAAGGTATTGCACAGGCATGCAAACTGATTTTGCATGGTGACTTTGATCAGACAGATATGTTCTCAGCCACATATGAGGTCCCTTCTTTGAAGGAAGTTTGGAAACAGTGGACACAAAGACTGGCTAGAGTTGAATACgataacaacaacaaagcaaaggaaATGGAAGAAAATTGCAGTGGAAGCGAGAATGAAAGTTGTTTTATGCAAGGCAAAAATGATTTAACACTGAGGCTGAGGGATGTCCAGATATTGTCTTGTGAGTCTTTGGGTAGTCTTGGCTTTTTGTGCCCAGCAATTAGCAGTATATCCATCAATGCTGATTATCCTAACACCATACACACTGATGAagtgacacatttaactaaagctCTTGAGGGTTTCTCAGGCCAGTTAAAAAGACTGTCTTTACAATATTCAGACTTTTTGCAGAATCTGGTCGACACTGTGTGTGTTGTAGGTTCTTCTTTGCTCTCACTCACTCTGGAAGGACTAAAA ACCCCCTCGTCTTATTCTTCTCTGCTGACTGTCCTTCAGGCTTGTCCTAGGATAAGAGAATTGTCTATCTCACTTGAACCTTGTCATCCGTCTTTTTCACTTGAATATCCTATTAACCACCAAATAGATTGGAGTAGGGTACATCTACCGGACCTTCGCAGGCTAACACTACG gTTCTCGTACGAGCACAGCCAAATGAAACCTCACATCACACAGAACTTGTTTCTTGAGACAATAATTGCTTGTCTCTTGGCACGCTCATCCCTCCTTCAAAAGGTTTCATTGATCTCCTTGCCTTGTCCTCTGAACTGTATTTTTCAAGAAGTGTTGCACCGAGCAGACGTGAACCAATCTGACTCCTTTCCTCTAAGATGTCTGCAACACCTCGACCTACAAAGAACTGATATAAAGATGGAAACTGTAAATAACTTAATTCTTCAGTGCAAGAGACTGAAGTTTGTGAACATCAGTTTCTGCTGGAATATCTGTCTCTCTGAGTGGACAGACAGAGTGAGGTCTGGCAGTGTAGAAGTTGCATGGATGTAG
- the entpd4 gene encoding ectonucleoside triphosphate diphosphohydrolase 4 isoform X1 — protein MGRISFSCLFPASWHFSLSSQVLPRLMVPSFRQWILVGLICGLIGLLYMLLASGKGPVIWFTKENHFHRHLARVTDIDATDTSNPNLNYGLVVDCGSSGSRIFVYCWPRHNGNPHELLDIRQMRDEHRKLVVMKIKPGISELAKTPEKASDHIKPLLNFAAQHIPKNKHKETPLYILCTAGMRILPESQQEALLEDLRTDIPVDFNFLFSDSYVEVISGKQEGVYAWIGINFVLGRFNHAHNEGEAVVEVNVPGGDQQEALVRKRTAGVLDMGGVSTQIAYEVPKTVSFASPQQEEVAKNLLAEFNLGCDAHRTEHVYRVYVSTFLGFGGNAARQRYEENIIRNTISRNKLLGEHFGETVDSPFLDPCLPTDMEDTIGSSTQKFFVRGTGNFDECRQLLQPYLNRTNETQTSLSGIYQPTIDFNNSQFYGFSEFYYCTEDVLRMGGDYNATKYIQAAKNYCATQWKTLKERFDAGLYASHADFHRLKYQCFKSAWMYEVLHTGFSFPNNYQNLKTALLVDDKEVQWTLGAILYRTRFLPLRDIQQESLKGLHSHWRHSFSFVNNHYLFLACFFIVLLSIILYLLRLRRIHRRTAQHCSPSTSLWLEAGLGSPTLPINL, from the exons ATGGGAAG GATAAGTTTCTCATGCCTTTTCCCAGCGTCATGGCATTTCAGTCTGTCATCACAAGTTCTTCCACGGCTCATGGTTCCTTCATTCAGGCAGTGGATACTTGTAGGTCTCATTTGTGGTCTCATAGGGCTACTGTACATGCTGCTTGCATCTGGAAAGGGTCCTGTTATCTGGTTCACTAAAGAAAATCACTTTCACAG GCATTTGGCAAGGGTGACTGATATTGATGCAACTGACACAAGCAACCCAAATCTGAATTATGGTCTGGTGGTGGACTGTGGCAGCAGTGGCTCCAGAATATTTGTGTATTGTTGGCCCAGACACAATGGAAACCCCCACGAGCTGCTAGACATTCGACAAATGAGAGATGAGCACCGAAAACTAGTGGTCATGAAGATAAAACCAG gcATCTCCGAACTGGCCAAAACACCTGAAAAAGCTAGTGATCACATCAAGCCGCTGTTAAACTTTGCTGCCCAACACATTCCTAAAAATAAGCACAAAGAAACACcattatacattttgtgtaCAGCTGGAATGAGAATACTTCCTGAAAG CCAACAAGAAGCCCTTCTTGAGGATTTGCGAACAGATATTCCAGTAGACTTTAATTTCCTTTTCTCTGATTCCTATGTAGAAGTCATCTCTGGAAAACAAGAAG GTGTTTATGCATGGATTGGCATCAACTTTGTCTTGGGAAGGTTTAATCATGCACACAATG AAGGGGAAGCTGTAGTTGAGGTAAACGTCCCGGGTGGTGACCAGCAGGAGGCGTTGGTGAGGAAAAGGACTGCTGGTGTCTTGGACATGGGTGGTGTATCCACACAAATCGCATATGAAGTGCCCAAAACTGTAAGCtttgcctctccacagcag GAGGAAGTTGCCAAAAACCTACTGGCTGAATTCAACTTGGGATGTGATGCACACCGCACAGAGCATGTTTATCGAGTTTATGTCTCCACCTTCTTGGGTTTTGGTGGCAATGCAGCTCGTCAAAGATATGAGGAGAACATAATCAGAAATACTATCTCCCGTAACAA GCTTTTAGGCGAGCATTTTGGTGAAACAGTGGACTCTCCCTTTCTCGACCCTTGTCTACCCACTGACATGGAGGATACCATTGGGTCCTCAACACAGAAGTTCTTTGTAAGAGGAACAGGGAACTTTGATGAGTGCAGACAGCTCCTCCAGCCATACCTAAACCGTACCAACGAGACTCAAACATCTCTGAGTGGCATCTATCAGCCCACCATCGACTTTAACAACAGCCAGTTTTATGGCTTCTCAGAATTCTACTATTGTACAGAGGATGTGCTGCGAATGGGTGGCGATTATAATGCTACCAAGTATATACAGGCTGCCAAG AATTATTGTGCCACACAGTGGAAAACGCTGAAAGAGCGCTTTGATGCTGGTTTGTATGCCTCACATGCTGATTTTCATAGACTAAA ATATCAGTGCTTTAAGTCTGCATGGATGTACGAGGTTTTGCACACAGGCTTCTCTTTTCCAAACAATTATCAAAACCTCAAGACTGCCCTTTTAGTTGATGATAAAGAAGTGCAATGGACTTTAGGAGCAATACTTTACCGAACGAGGTTTCTGCCTTTGAG GGATATCCAACAGGAAAGCCTTAAAGGATTACACTCACACTGGCGacacagtttttcttttgtcaaCAACCACTACTTATTTCTGGCATGTTTCTTCATTGTGTTGCTTTCGATTATACTGTACTTACTGCGACTTAGACGAATACACCGGCGTACAGCTCAGCATTGCAGCCCCTCTACCTCACTGTGGCTGGAAGCAGGCCTTGGATCACCCACGCTGCCTATTAACCTCTAA
- the entpd4 gene encoding ectonucleoside triphosphate diphosphohydrolase 4 isoform X2, with protein MGRISFSCLFPASWHFSLSSQVLPRLMVPSFRQWILVGLICGLIGLLYMLLASGKGPVIWFTKENHFHRHLARVTDIDATDTSNPNLNYGLVVDCGSSGSRIFVYCWPRHNGNPHELLDIRQMRDEHRKLVVMKIKPGISELAKTPEKASDHIKPLLNFAAQHIPKNKHKETPLYILCTAGMRILPESQQEALLEDLRTDIPVDFNFLFSDSYVEVISGKQEGVYAWIGINFVLGRFNHAHNEGEAVVEVNVPGGDQQEALVRKRTAGVLDMGGVSTQIAYEVPKTEEVAKNLLAEFNLGCDAHRTEHVYRVYVSTFLGFGGNAARQRYEENIIRNTISRNKLLGEHFGETVDSPFLDPCLPTDMEDTIGSSTQKFFVRGTGNFDECRQLLQPYLNRTNETQTSLSGIYQPTIDFNNSQFYGFSEFYYCTEDVLRMGGDYNATKYIQAAKNYCATQWKTLKERFDAGLYASHADFHRLKYQCFKSAWMYEVLHTGFSFPNNYQNLKTALLVDDKEVQWTLGAILYRTRFLPLRDIQQESLKGLHSHWRHSFSFVNNHYLFLACFFIVLLSIILYLLRLRRIHRRTAQHCSPSTSLWLEAGLGSPTLPINL; from the exons ATGGGAAG GATAAGTTTCTCATGCCTTTTCCCAGCGTCATGGCATTTCAGTCTGTCATCACAAGTTCTTCCACGGCTCATGGTTCCTTCATTCAGGCAGTGGATACTTGTAGGTCTCATTTGTGGTCTCATAGGGCTACTGTACATGCTGCTTGCATCTGGAAAGGGTCCTGTTATCTGGTTCACTAAAGAAAATCACTTTCACAG GCATTTGGCAAGGGTGACTGATATTGATGCAACTGACACAAGCAACCCAAATCTGAATTATGGTCTGGTGGTGGACTGTGGCAGCAGTGGCTCCAGAATATTTGTGTATTGTTGGCCCAGACACAATGGAAACCCCCACGAGCTGCTAGACATTCGACAAATGAGAGATGAGCACCGAAAACTAGTGGTCATGAAGATAAAACCAG gcATCTCCGAACTGGCCAAAACACCTGAAAAAGCTAGTGATCACATCAAGCCGCTGTTAAACTTTGCTGCCCAACACATTCCTAAAAATAAGCACAAAGAAACACcattatacattttgtgtaCAGCTGGAATGAGAATACTTCCTGAAAG CCAACAAGAAGCCCTTCTTGAGGATTTGCGAACAGATATTCCAGTAGACTTTAATTTCCTTTTCTCTGATTCCTATGTAGAAGTCATCTCTGGAAAACAAGAAG GTGTTTATGCATGGATTGGCATCAACTTTGTCTTGGGAAGGTTTAATCATGCACACAATG AAGGGGAAGCTGTAGTTGAGGTAAACGTCCCGGGTGGTGACCAGCAGGAGGCGTTGGTGAGGAAAAGGACTGCTGGTGTCTTGGACATGGGTGGTGTATCCACACAAATCGCATATGAAGTGCCCAAAACT GAGGAAGTTGCCAAAAACCTACTGGCTGAATTCAACTTGGGATGTGATGCACACCGCACAGAGCATGTTTATCGAGTTTATGTCTCCACCTTCTTGGGTTTTGGTGGCAATGCAGCTCGTCAAAGATATGAGGAGAACATAATCAGAAATACTATCTCCCGTAACAA GCTTTTAGGCGAGCATTTTGGTGAAACAGTGGACTCTCCCTTTCTCGACCCTTGTCTACCCACTGACATGGAGGATACCATTGGGTCCTCAACACAGAAGTTCTTTGTAAGAGGAACAGGGAACTTTGATGAGTGCAGACAGCTCCTCCAGCCATACCTAAACCGTACCAACGAGACTCAAACATCTCTGAGTGGCATCTATCAGCCCACCATCGACTTTAACAACAGCCAGTTTTATGGCTTCTCAGAATTCTACTATTGTACAGAGGATGTGCTGCGAATGGGTGGCGATTATAATGCTACCAAGTATATACAGGCTGCCAAG AATTATTGTGCCACACAGTGGAAAACGCTGAAAGAGCGCTTTGATGCTGGTTTGTATGCCTCACATGCTGATTTTCATAGACTAAA ATATCAGTGCTTTAAGTCTGCATGGATGTACGAGGTTTTGCACACAGGCTTCTCTTTTCCAAACAATTATCAAAACCTCAAGACTGCCCTTTTAGTTGATGATAAAGAAGTGCAATGGACTTTAGGAGCAATACTTTACCGAACGAGGTTTCTGCCTTTGAG GGATATCCAACAGGAAAGCCTTAAAGGATTACACTCACACTGGCGacacagtttttcttttgtcaaCAACCACTACTTATTTCTGGCATGTTTCTTCATTGTGTTGCTTTCGATTATACTGTACTTACTGCGACTTAGACGAATACACCGGCGTACAGCTCAGCATTGCAGCCCCTCTACCTCACTGTGGCTGGAAGCAGGCCTTGGATCACCCACGCTGCCTATTAACCTCTAA